A window from Capricornis sumatraensis isolate serow.1 chromosome 5, serow.2, whole genome shotgun sequence encodes these proteins:
- the NT5C3A gene encoding cytosolic 5'-nucleotidase 3A isoform X4 — MLNQESAVHVKMIITDFDMTLSRFSYKGKRCPSCHNVIDNCKLITDECREKLLQLKEKYYAIEVDPVLTIEEKYPYIVEWYTKSHSLLVEQALPKAKLKEIVEESDIMLKEGYENFFDKLQQYGIPVFIFSAGIGDVLEEVIRQAGVYYPNVKVVSNFMDFDDNGLLKGFKGELIHVFNKHDGSLKNTEYFNQLKNNSNIILLGDSQGDLKMADGVANVEHILKIGYLNDRVDELLEKYMDSYDIVLVKDESLDVANSILQKIL, encoded by the exons ATAATAACAGACTTTGATATGACACTGAGTCGATTTTCCTACAAAGGGAAAAGATGCCCATCATGTCATA aTGTCATTGACAACTGTAAGCTAATCACAGATGAATGTCGAGAAAAG TTACTGCAACTTAAGGAAAAATATTATGCTATTGAAGTTGATCCTGTTCTTACTATAGAAGAGAAGTACCCTTATATAGTAGAATG GTATACTAAATCACATAGTTTGCTTGTTGAACAGGCTTTACCAAAAGCCAAACTTAAAGAAATTGTGGAAGAATCTGATATTATGCTCAA GGAAGGATATGAGAATTTCTTTGATAAGCTACAACAATACGGTATTCCTGTGTTCATATTTTCGGCTGGTATCGGTGATGTGCTGGAGGAGGTTATCCGTCAAGCTGGTGTATATTACCCAAATGTCAAAGTAGTGTCCAACTTCATGGATTTTGATGACAAT ggGCTGCTCAAAGGATTTAAAGGAGAACTAATTCATGTGTTTAACAAACATGATGGTTCCTTGAAGAATACAGAATATTTCAATCAACTAAAAAACAATAGCAACATAATTCTCCTGGGAGACTCCCAAGGGGACTTAAAAATGGCAGATGGAGTAGCCAACGTGGAACACATCCTGAAAATTGGGTATCTAAATGATAGA GTGGATGAGCTTTTAGAAAAGTACATGGACTCTTATGATATTGTTCTAGTAAAAGATGAATCACTGGATGTAGCCAACTCTATCTTACAGAAGATTCTATAA